The DNA window TCTACAATAAtacctactttttttttcttttctattttactttGATGTAACATGTAGATATATGTGCACTATATGCTTTTCAGTGCTGGTTTGACTTGCAAGTTCTGCCTATACATACAGTAAATGAGTGGGTGCACCATTACCACTACCGGAGGCCAATATAGTGCTTTAGTTACAAGGACATCCAAACCTACTAAAAACCATGTATACgagttaaaaagtaaaaaaaaaatagattttgaaCCTGGTAAATTGAATGGGTGGTGGTAGAATCTCGAACTCAATCCCATAATATTTAAATCCTAGATTAGCTCTGCGTCCACTACCTCTTCCCAGACATAATAAAAGGGGTAACTCTTCCATTCTTCCCCTTCACATCTCAAGAACCAATCTCTCTACTTACTATGAGTCCTAGGATCAAAGCTCTCATTCTACTCCTTTTGTTTCTCATCTTTGTTTCTTCTGGTAAGAAGCTACTTTCGCTATAATATGACGACAACATTTCAACTAGCTTGATTTACACTAGCAAATGACATAATAATGTTAACACTATTGTTTCTCATTCTTCTTTGTGCCATCTAGGTGATCATGTTGAAGGCGTGAACCACACTTACAAGCTTCATAAGGTAGTCATAAGGGAGTAAATTTATTTGATTGGCATCATACCATGCTTTAACTAACAAAATGCAACTAGTAGATAGTgcaacttcttcttttttggtgaAAAAAAATATGGCATTTGGGCTAGCgaggattgtccaagtccaCATAAGCAGAGTACTAGTCCATTACCCAACCGATGACAAGCAAGCCCACAAAGGGAGCATTGTCTAAATCCATATAAGCAGACCATCAGTCCATTCTCTGATCGATGTGGGACCCTAACCCACTCTAACGATTGAGATATAGTGCAAAAAGTTGAGATATACTGCAACATACGACTAACTAACTTCCTGCAGCTTATGTTTTCCTCTTAAAGTTTCATCCATTTTCTTGCATATAGCATACCAAGACTGTAGACAACTTCctagattattttattttggtgcATAGAGTCATGAAAACTCTTGATGTCTTAGAATATCCTTAACAACTGAAAAATTAAACGTCGCTGATTAATCTTTGTTGCAAATTGTGTGCAGCATGTTATGCGAGAAAATCCAAGAAAGTTGCTGCAGCTGGATGCTGTGTTAGATTATGACAATGCAGGACCTAACACCAAGCATGACCCAAGAGGAAAGAAAGGCAGTGGCAGTGGCAATCACCCATGATTTCTCTGTTTTTCCGATAATCAAACAAGATTGTAGACTACTCTAAATTATGGAGATTTTGATCAATCAACGGTGGAGAGATAGGACATAGCATTAGCTTCGTAtgaatttcttttatgtttgatATATTGTTGTAATATCCTTTCCCTTAGAAAGTGGTGAAAGCAAGTTAGCTAATTGTGACTAAAGCTTCTTTATATATACAACTACTGCAATTCCATCGAATAGTTTAACACGGTTGATGAGCATATTCTAAATGATACAAAGCTGATTGTGACTAAAGCTTGTCCGCAGTTGTGCACAAACATTTTGTTGCAGCAGAGGCAAATTTCATCCATCTGTCTGCCTGTTTACAAGTAAAACCAAACAGAGAAAACAACTAAAGGATAATCAAAATGACTTCCTGAAGATGTAAACCACTAACTACTAAAAAACAGAAGTTTATACTCTAGCTagtccctaaatcactccaatCGAAATTACTACTTAATTGACCTTTTTGATGTGTTTGTCACATTTACCACAAAAAGGAAATAAGTGCCTCGACTAAAGCAATTACTGAAACAAATTCATGCATACTATGTGAAAACAACCGGGAAAAGGACCATAAGGAAGAGTAAATAAATTCTTTATAACTAGTATTGTAGGGCTTAACCCCAAAGGGAGCCCTTCCAAAAATTCTCGACGGCCAAGGCAGAACCCAGGCCGAAGAGGGGGTTTGGAAATAGTTTTCAACCAGCAATAGACGCGCCTCGGTTAGAACCTCACTAGCTGCGTCATTGCCCCAAGCGCAAAGATACTTCTTACTGCTTCCAGATTTGGATTTTATTAGACTCATTTCTATATTCAGCTTCATCTATTATCAATGTGGGATAAACTACCAATATATTGTAGTATCTTTGTCTTGGCATGATAAGAGATGCTCATGAATTCCTTAACTTGTTCGGCTAGTGGCTATCTGTTGTCAATATTTTAAAGGACTGAGAGGTGAAACAAGTTAACTGAATGTTACATACTACTTGAAGATGTCAATTCAGACAATGCAAAACACTTGCTGAACCATGAATATAGGCAGTGAGAATCAATTATAGTCTAGATAAATTTAGTCTGGTTTCAATAAGAGACGGAGATAAATTTATATTCCAACTGCCTAATGGGATAGCACGGTTGACAACCATATTCTACAGGTCGTGCACAAAAGTTTGTTGCAGTAGAGACAAAGTTCATCCCCTGTTTACAGGTAAAGTTCAAGTAAAAGATAATTACAATGACATTACAACTTTATCGGAGAAACTTCAATTGTAGCAAAATCCTGAACAAGTGGACCACTAATTAGTACACGACAGAAGTCAAATCTTTTGCCCAAAAAGGCTGAGGCACATGATTTTATGCTGTAGTCCCAACTAATTTTAGTGAAATTACATGATGCTATTTAATGGATCTTTGATCCCATGATCGTTTGATGTCCTCGTCAGAACCTTTTTGGTGTTGCCTTTCTGATATGATTAAATGGAATTTAACTACTAACTTTGACAATATGAACTAGTGACAAAATAGTGCATAGAGATAATGGACCTTTTACAACCAAAAGAGAATAAGTAACTCTCTAATGGAGTAGCAAATTTCTGAAACAGTTAATTCACTCACAAGTCACTTGCCGACGCAAACAGTCATCTCAACTCTGGATTCGGGAAACAGAACTGTACACTTTCTTGGCCTGTTTATGTTGGCATTTGAGCTTTTTATGTATAGAGATCTAAAACCATGTTCTATAGAAGCAGTACAACTGAAGCTTCGAGTTTTGGAAAATTCGGTCCACATGGTGATTGTGGCACATTTCCTATGTTGTAGCATATCCAGTCATCAACTCATCATGCCACTACTAAGCTCCATTTTTTTGTAGGACCTATTCCCTTAACTGCATATTCAATTATGAACCCCAGAAAGAGAAGAGCAATGTCTACTCATATTGTCACACCGGCAAGGACTTTCACTTTCTAAATAGGAAGGAACCGATCAGGCCCATCATTCACAAGAGTAGAAGTTTATATTGGCACACTGACATGGACTTTCACtttctaaataaaaaggaagagGTCAGGCCCATCTTTCACAAGATATTTGCTAACGAATTTATAGTATAGAGTAATAAGCAGTGACATCGCTTTAACATTTACTCATGATCCCAAATGCCTTGAATTCTTTTTTCCTTGCAATAGACAAAGGAAAAGAAACAAGTACCAAggcaaaaattttaaaactagtATTGTAGGGCAAAACCCCGAGGGGAGCCCTTCCAAAAATTCTCGACGGCCAAGGCAAAGCCCAGGCCGAAGAGGGGGTTTGGAAATAGTTTTCAACCAGCAATAGACGCGCCTCGGTTAGAACCTCACTAGCTGCGTCATTGCCCCAAGCGCAAAGATACTTTCTAAGTTTTACCTGCTATCGATTTTATAAGGCTCGTTTCTCTATGCTTCTTCTTCTGTTATCGATGTGGGACTACTGACAAACCACCTAATAGCTGAATTACTTATGTATGTCAGATAACTGGCTGATTACTCTTTTCTTACGTTGTGCAAATTTTCTCCCACACACTTTCCCTCGAAATAACAATTACCTCcaatcaatatattttttggcTTGTTGGACTTCttatactactccctccgtccctttttagttgtccactttagaaatggcacacagattaaggcaacaatgattagcacagtgaagttacaattttacccttatgacaacttttcacttcaaaattacaaccacttatttgaattaaagtgaaataaattggagggaaacaacatacacttttacaattttcaagaagtgtaaataagggtataataggaaaaaatttgttgtcctttcttgatttgtcaaaatggacaactaaatagggacaaccaaaaaaggaaatatggacaagtaaatagggacggagggagtatatgttAAAATCTCATCTTATAAGGTAAGAATTTGAGTATGGCATTAAATTTATGTTTGgccaaaatatatgaaaataacaTTGCAGTAGAAAATGTGAAAATAGCACTttctccgttttaatttatttgttctatTTTGACTTTGatacgaagtttaagaaaatatttttttttttttgaatcttgtaatATTAAAGTAAAGATACATCAAATATACTATAATgtcactctattgtgtattgaggAGTGTATACTAATATCATGGATTTTTAAGTATTAGCAATGCAAAGgatttaatacatgcattaataTGATTAAAGACCCAATTACTCCTCAAAAGtacttttacatcttttccaccataattatGAAGGAtacttttgtaaataaatatttttatacaatgcatactatttttaatacaccaaccCAAACAATGCATAACAAATAatctatgcataactaatacaagtaaAACTATtacatgcattactaatacactctattggatattatttttatacacccTACCAAACGACCACTAATATGTTGTGATCTTAAACACATCGTCTAAAAAATTTGAGTTAAGagttgctaaaaaaaaaaatcgaaatgGAGGTGTGTACAATATGAATTCTTATACCTCTATTTAAATAGTATTACATGGAggtagagctgtcaaaatgggcttAGCCCATGGGGCTGTCCCAACCCTACCCGTTATTGGGATAAAGTTGGGATATGA is part of the Solanum stenotomum isolate F172 chromosome 8, ASM1918654v1, whole genome shotgun sequence genome and encodes:
- the LOC125873599 gene encoding uncharacterized protein LOC125873599, with protein sequence MEILINQRIVGLNPKGSPSKNSRRPRQNPGRRGGLEIVFNQQ